Proteins co-encoded in one Theileria equi strain WA chromosome 3, complete sequence genomic window:
- a CDS encoding WD-repeat domain-containing protein (encoded by transcript BEWA_005490A), with product MSDSEVIVQFRDLNNVSLGPSTTVPVSLTRDQIEELVNTLIKSEGNDDHLETSKYTFILENSEEIKDTLEQAISNAKDGYTGETILNITYIPISIYNIRPVTRCASSLQGHSEAVLCLEFSPDGSYLASGSGDSTVRIWDLSTHTPIKTFTGHTNWVLSLSWSPDGHSLASAGMDNKVIVWNPKNGGNVFLGGHTKGITTLAWQPLHNIDTSVRNYPLLASASMDCTVRIWDSKAGVSLKILSGHTRGISQIIWSADDPNMIFSASRDTFIKVWNFNTGALVKNLKGHAHWINTLTSNTSRIMKSGPYSPENFEIGNIKFGSVEEMIKESRKIYQKFRESFGQERLLSGSDDNTMFIWLPHSDGNKPLYRMTGHQQLINHVSFSADGRYFASASFDKSIRIWCSITGKYLRTLRGHCGRVYRISWSCRGNYIVSASSDSTLKLWDAETGKLKFDLPGHADEVYTLDWSNCGRNVASGGKDKIVKLWCH from the exons ATGTCAGATTCAGAG GTCATCGTCCAATTCCGAGACTTGAATAATGTGTCATTAGGACCATCTACGACAGTTCCAGTAAG TCTGACTAGGGACCAGATAGAAGAGTTGGTGAACACATTAATCAAAAGCGAGGGTAACGATGACCACCTGGAGACTTCCAAGTATACATTCATCTTGGAGAATAGTGAAGAAATCAAAGATACTCTGGAACAAGCTATAAGTAATGCAAAGGATGGGTATACCGGGGAAACGATTTTAAACATCACTTATATACCTATCTCTATTTACAATATTCGTCCAGTCACTCGATGTGCATCGTCATTGCAAG GTCATAGTGAAGCCGTTTTGTGCCTAGAGTTCAGTCCAGACGGATCGTATTTGGCTTCTGGATCTGGAGATTCAACG GTGAGAATTTGGGATTTGTCGACCCATACTCCGATAAAGACATTTACTGGACATACGAATTGGGTGTTATCCTTATCCTGGTCTCCAGATGGTCACTCTCTAGCCTCTGCCGGAATG GATAATAAAGTGATTGTATGGAATCCTAAAAATGGTGGCAATGTTTTCTTGGGTGGACATACCAAG GGAATAACCACTCTTGCTTGGCAACCATTGCACAATATCGATACATCCGTACGCAACTATCCATTATTAGCAAGCGCCAGTATGGATTGTACCGTTCGAATTTGGGATAGCAAGGCTGGAGTTTCTCTAAAGATTTTGTCTGGCCATACTCGTGGAATTTCTCAAATAATTTGGTCTGCCGATGACCCTAATATGATATTTAGTGCATCCAGAGATACTTTTATAAAGGTTTGGAACTTTAATACAGGGGCTCTAgtaaaaaatttaaaag GTCATGCTCACTGGATAAATACCTTAACATCAAACACTAGTCGCATAATGAAAAGCGGTCCATACTCTCCagaaaactttgaaattGGTAATATTAAATTCGGGTCGGTTGAAGAAATGATAAAGGAGTCCAGAAAAATTTATCAGAAATTCAGGGAG AGTTTTGGCCAAGAAAGATTACTATCTGGTTCAGATGATAATACAATGTTCATATGGCTGCCACATTCTGATGGAAATAAGCCTCTATATAGAATGACTGGGCATCAACAACTTATTAATCAT GTATCATTTTCAGCCGATGGTCGTTACTTTGCATCGGCTTCGTTTGACAAGAGCATAAG GATCTGGTGTAGTATCACAGGAAAGTATCTCAGGACCCTTAGAGGACACTGTGGTAGGGTCTACAGAATATCCTGGAGTTGCAGAGGGAATTATATTGTGAGTGCAAGCTCCGATTCCACACTAAAACTATGGGATGCCGAAACTGGAAAGCTGAAATTTGATCTTCCGGGGCATGCCGACGAGGTATACACTTTAGATTGGAGCAATTGCGGCAGAAATGTTGCGTCAG GAGGAAAggataaaattgtaaagtTGTGGTGTCACTAG
- a CDS encoding hypothetical protein (encoded by transcript BEWA_005450A), translated as MLKYFVKPSSALVSQRIHLVPKMTPLSLIETIEDISSWKDKTSEPTVTLFTHCLSHALSLLPELRTLGVVRILFAYSKSGIHMDDFVPCIAKFLLHECKRGRIYESFYTSCTVNDLLLLYKGFETNHHYDSELHNKLVDCIIDQKMHMTTSDVCLFLKSHSNYIIAYEKESKAFEPLLYPEFAKELTLRLSQTYQECLPEELTHFLGWLVSMNKYYHIPSDLVDRLCIVFNAISTSTIRFNAEQLLSMVQSSCKLSNSLYEDEFKNFKTIITGLITAMLQEIERRNDVLNFTISLETLYLLNDINYYNFNTMQSIIYTVVNNPKLESHTDRVQNIIESCKDVMETKPMSVKSTYFDDSTLLLCDPEDRVKISEILTRLEKFKQKGGIILKDNTI; from the exons ATGTTGAAGTATTTTGTGAAGCCCTCTTCTGCGCTGGTGAGCCAAAGAATACACTTGGTGCCAAAAATGACGCCTTTATCCCTAATAGAGACGATAGAAGACATCTCTAGTTGGAAAGACAAAACATCTGAACCCACTGTTACTCTATTTACACATTGTTTGTCTCACGCGTTGTCACTGCTTCCAGAATTAAG AACTCTAGGTGTTGTACGAATACTATTTGCTTACTCAAAATCCGGTATTCATATGGACGATTTTGTACCATGT ATTGCCAAATTTCTGTTGCACGAATGCAAACGAGGTCGCATATACGAGTCGTTTTATACGTCATGTACTGTAAACGATCTTTTATTGCTGTACAAGGGCTTTGAAAC AAACCACCACTATGATTCTGAACTACACAACAAATTGGTAGATTGTATTATAGATCAG AAAATGCACATGACAACATCCGATGTTTGTCTGTTTTTAAAATCGCACTCAAATTATATTATCGCATATGAAAAGGAATCTAAAGCTTTTGAACCATTGCTATATCCTGAATTTGCAAAGGAACTCACATTAAGACTTTCACAAACG TACCAAGAATGTCTTCCTGAAGAACTAACACATTTTCTTGGTTGGCTAGTATCTATGAACAAGTATTAT CATATTCCCTCGGATTTAGTGGACAGACTTTGCATTGTTTTTAATGCTATTTCAACTTCTACCATACGTTTTAATGCAGAACAGCTATTGAG CATGGTCCAATCATCTTGTAAATTATCAAACAGTTTGTATGAGGACGAATTCAAAAAT TTTAAAACAATTATAACTGGACTAATAACAGCAATGTTGCAAGAAATTGAAAG GAGGAATGATGTTTTGAATTTTACTATTTCGCTCGAAACGCTCTATTTGCTTAATGACATCAACTACTACAATTTTAACACCATGCAGA GCATTATTTACACAGTTGTGAATAACCCAAAATTGGAGAGCCATACTGATAGAGTACAGAATATTATCGAATCTTGTAAGGATGTTATGGAAACAAAACCAATGAGTGTTAAAAGTACGTATTTTGACGATTCAACATTGCTACTGTGTGATCCGGAAGACCGTGTAAAG ATATCGGAGATTCTCACTAGATTAGAGAAATTCAAGCAAAAAGGGGGTATTATATTGAAAGATAATACAATTTAG
- a CDS encoding hypothetical protein (encoded by transcript BEWA_005440A): MDYRYNNPYGLAQFNSARNSFRNTQAIRGFDELRRWPGPVNNSNMYFGHRFISPKTFPMNEIPREPKTFSEYGSQKGRIYGRDSFEDSSNRWIRFSKLNNVHWLLDQDPAKDWPGAAKLKPDTSYEGIIHRFSDPRSGVVLLTSIRVEASISSVDLPAPYCSYELTTIFRVNNLSCFMPLFPLEFDRNGLPKLTLCLNEQKNQYLVGERVFGTPIFIKRNMVIFQLNNDTGFAQLVEPIENIFSFNEGTSRISGSFKRGESVELEITRLPKFPRAIGYLVKLASSSNTSSNLRTKWKDTNIIPPKKEVIKIQTAVKPKEDQPVSSIKPVVKAIIPSNSEKCTISEFSNRIGGNLKQIMRFLFLKTNTPITSSQNIQPVTAKLVYNFVFGKDEYEINREILDQELGVLKNSGTFKSEDRPPVIALLGHASHGKTTLFNALCNIKTDKTNATQNIKAYPMHGNFLATLIDTPGLELFSSMRTSGIVSADMALVLVSADEGLTDKTIECINLCREHSLPFIIVVTKSDLASGTAIENIATQLADMDVVIEDLGGSTQLILVSFLKDRESSIRNILDGIMLQAAAHPRKIESKIVEGVLGDGYILECGKSKGLGFYSYLILKNGSAKKGNFISSSSTSSKIRIIKNYQGKVVDVGNSSDVLYVYGFEKNSVPNPGDKFTIYANEDYATTLSEHNKDTLVESMIQRKVSSQIEAALQELDFNEVKSDFITYIPAVLKCSAKGLIEPVKAALEKIQSVGVKNIAQYKVIHADIGNINLDDIQHFNGQKGLAVALDADINTTVTAKVKKLDIKVIKGDSVQNVLDMATAALDVLLGEKKLGECVGRAEILKLFGASKNRKAAGCVVKFGTIRPEFSVRIVRGDMPLYYGKISSLRHTTESASEVLESESCGITFVDFNDFQVGDFVETYIDE; encoded by the coding sequence ATGGATTACAGGTATAACAACCCTTACGGTCTAGCCCAGTTTAACTCCGCAAGGAATTCCTTCAGAAATACCCAGGCTATAAGGGGTTTTGATGAATTAAGGAGGTGGCCTGGTCCGGTTAACAATAGCAACATGTATTTTGGGCATAGGTTCATATCACCTAAAACATTTCCCATGAATGAGATACCTAGGGAACCAAAGACTTTCAGTGAATATGGATCACAAAAAGGTAGGATTTATGGTAGGGACAGTTTTGAAGATTCATCAAACAGATGGATTAGGTTTAGCAAGTTAAATAATGTACACTGGTTATTGGATCAGGATCCTGCAAAGGATTGGCCAGGAGCCGCTAAACTAAAACCTGACACATCATATGAGGGCATAATACACAGGTTCTCTGATCCACGATCTGGAGTTGTCTTACTTACGAGTATAAGAGTCGAAGCATCTATATCATCTGTGGATTTACCTGCTCCATACTGTAGCTATGAATTGACCACAATTTTCAGAGTAAACAATTTATCGTGTTTTATGCCCTTATTTCCCCTAGAGTTTGATCGCAATGGGCTCCCTAAGTTAACTTTATGCTTAAATGAACAAAAGAACCAATACCTAGTGGGTGAGAGAGTTTTCGGCACACcgatatttataaaacgCAATATGGTAATCTTTCAGCTAAACAATGATACAGGTTTCGCACAACTAGTTGAACCGATCGAAAATATATTCAGTTTTAATGAAGGCACTTCTAGAATATCTGGTTCTTTTAAGCGTGGAGAATCAGTTGAGCTAGAAATAACTAGACTTCCCAAATTTCCAAGAGCGATAGGATATTTGGTCAAATTGGCAAGTTCTTCCAATACAAGCTCAAATCTTAGAacaaaatggaaagatacAAACATAATACCCCCGAAAAAAGAAGTTATAAAGATACAAACTGCGGTTAAACCGAAGGAGGATCAGCCTGTATCTTCGATTAAGCCAGTTGTTAAAGCAATCATTCCATCAAATAGCgaaaaatgtacaattTCTGAGTTCTCAAATCGGATTGGCGGTAATTTAAAGCAAATAATGAGGTTTCTTTTTTTGAAGACGAATACTCCGATAACGTCATCACAGAACATACAACCCGTAACAGCAAAGCTTGTctataattttgtatttggaaaggatgaatatgaaATCAACAGGGAAATATTGGACCAAGAGTTGGGAGTCCTGAAGAACAGCGGTACTTTTAAGTCGGAAGATCGACCCCCTGTCATAGCATTATTGGGACATGCTAGTCATGGGAAAACAACATTATTTAATGCACTGTGTAACATAAAGACTGATAAAACTAATGCCACACAGAACATAAAAGCTTATCCAATGCACGGGAATTTCCTTGCAACTCTTATAGACACTCCTGGACTTGAACTTTTCAGTTCTATGAGAACCAGTGGTATAGTATCTGCAGATATGGCATTAGTTCTGGTATCAGCTGATGAAGGTTTGACGGACAAAACTATAGAATGTATTAATTTGTGCAGGGAACATAGTTTACCTTTTATAATAGTGGTCACAAAATCTGATCTGGCCTCTGGCACAGCTATTGAAAACATTGCAACACAACTTGCTGACATGGATGTTGTGATTGAGGATTTAGGCGGCAGTACGCAACTGATTCTAGTATCATTTCTTAAAGATCGAGAATCATCAATACGAAATATACTGGATGGAATAATGCTTCAGGCTGCTGCCCATCCCCGCAAAATTGAGTCAAAAATAGTGGAAGGTGTCTTAGGAGATggatatattttggaatGCGGTAAATCCAAGGGGCTTGGTTTCTACTCATATTTGATACTAAAGAATGGTTCAGCAAAAAAAGGGAATTTTATTAGCTCATCTTCTACATCTTCGAAGATTCgaatcatcaaaaattATCAGGGAAAGGTTGTAGATGTGGGTAATTCCTCTGATGTGCTTTATGTATATGGTTTCGAAAAGAACTCGGTACCAAATCCTGGGGATAAGTTTACTATATATGCTAATGAAGACTATGCGACAACTTTATCTGAACACAATAAAGATACTTTGGTGGAGTCTATGATTCAAAGAAAAGTTTCATCCCAAATAGAAGCTGCATTACAAGAATTAGATTTTAATGAGGTTAAATCTGATTTTATTACTTATATTCCGGCGGTACTCAAATGTTCTGCTAAAGGGCTTATTGAACCTGTGAAAGCTGCTTTAGAGAAGATACAATCCGTTGGAGTGAAGAACATCGCACAGTACAAGGTTATACACGCAGATATCGGTAATATCAATTTAGATGATATCCAACATTTTAATGGCCAAAAGGGATTGGCTGTTGCACTGGACGCTGATATTAATACTACAGTTACTGCGAAAGTTAAAAAGTTGGACATAAAAGTTATCAAGGGGGATTCAGTTCAAAATGTATTAGATATGGCTACTGCAGCATTAGATGTGCTACTAGGAGAAAAGAAACTAGGGGAATGTGTTGGAAGAGCTGAGATTCTAAAACTTTTCGGTGCATCAAAGAATAGGAAAGCCGCAGGTTGTGTTGTTAAATTTGGTACAATTAGACCAGAATTTTCAGTTCGCATAGTGAGAGGCGACATGCCACTTTACTATGGtaaaatatcttctttGAGACATACAACAGAAAGCGCATCTGAAGTATTGGAGTCCGAATCCTGCGGTATCACTTTTGTTGATTTTAATGATTTTCAAGTTGGAGATTTTGTAGAAACATATATAGACGAATAG
- a CDS encoding RNA polymerase III subunit RPC82 helix-turn-helix domain-containing protein (encoded by transcript BEWA_005480A): protein MLSSERDLVLRILEYYFGETVSRIAGHLLLSGPITLHKLASSSSYSFKVVRNTLLILIKHGIVNYDLESSSIGHIDVTHVLYSLSCNNVLSLLLIPYVFLISQDDLDSDSSEVLLQIAKAGIVSLGRVKKALSNIAADVIEESIFKFLDKGLIVVCQSFQQRQNGFQNGESTYNTNSGVLDNLANNMYTLSSGAGFTMSDSQLYKINTKFISESLLKEELKLLMFKRIGGTELLHHVLEVLMKKGTQTSLSYKEIESKVMKSVKTTNVIEPNKVLSILTGLNKHPDKFVLHSIDDRSYSFDWYKAKNMLKERALFGCIKQLYGIKAARIWTLLITIFQENPTTCLDIEEISKRAVVSIQNARAILYQLTIKGFAKLQEPDSNHKIANPTDRQQFYFTSSVDSTHSQIIKNSYKFGSNLLERLVHEKNSNFRRHLMVDDNSLDVTGEANCGVIEIHLIYVIKFIVIMQQLQTFSKS from the exons ATGCTCTCTTCTGAGCGTGACTTGGTACTGCGCATCTTGGAATACTATTTCGGAGAGACGGTATCAAGGATCGCTGGTCATCTGTTGTTGAGCGGGCCTATTACGCTGCACAAATTAGCAAGTTCCTCTTCATATAGCTTTAAGGTCGTTAGAAATACACTCTTAATCTTGATAAAACATGGAATCGTGAATTACGACCTAGAATCTTCGTCTATTGGACATATTGATGTGACTCATGTATTATATTCACTATCTTGCAACAATGTACTATCTCTTTTGTTAATACCATATGTTTTTTTAATCAGCCAAGATGATTTGGATTCAGATTCCTCTGAAGTACTTCTCCAGATAGCAAAGGCTGGCATCGTATCACTGGGAAGAGTAAAGAAAGCGCTGAGTAATATAGCTGCAGATGTAATCGAAGAGTCTATATTCAAGTTTTTGGACAAAGGATTGATTGTGGTGTGTCAGTCCTTCCAGCAGCGTCAAAATGGATTTCAAAATGGCGAATCTACATACAATACCAACTCTGGAGTCTTGGACAATCTAGCCAATAATATGTATACTCTCTCCAGTGGAGCGGGATTTACCATGTCAGACTCACAACTCTACAAAataaacacaaaatttATTTCAGAGTCTTTGTTGAAGGAGGAATTGAAACTGTTAATGTTCAAACGTATAGGAGGCACAGAATTGTTGCATCACGttttggaagttttaaTGAAAAAAGGAACTCAAACAAGTCTTTCTTACAAGGAAATTGAGTCCAAAGTTATGAAATCAGTAAAGACAACAAACGTTATTGAACCGAACAAAGTGCTATCAATACTGACCGGGCTAAATAAACATCCAGACAAATTTGTTCTACATTCGATAGATGATAGATCTTACTCCTTTGATTGGTATAAAGCTAAGAATATGTTAAAGGAACGGGCCCTATTTGGATGTATAAAACAACTATACGGTATAAAAGCTGCTAGAATATGGACTCTCTTAATTACTATTTTCCAAGAAAACCCTACTACATGCTTGGATATAGAAGAAATAAGCAAGAGAGCAGTGGTATCCATACAGAATGCCAGAGCTATATTGTATCAGTTGACAATCAAGGGATTCGCCAAATTACAAGAACCAGATTCAAACCATAAAATCGCAAACCCAACGGATAGACAACAGTTTTACTTTACTTCTTCTGTGGATTCAACACATTCACAAATTATAAAAAACTCATACAAGTTTGGATCTAACTTATTGGAAAGGCTTGTCCACGAGAAAAACTCTAATTTCAGGCG ACACCTAATGGTTGATGACAACTCTTTGGACGTCACAGGTGAAGCAAACTGCGGTGTTATAGAGATTCATTTGATTTACgttataaagtttatagTGATAATGCAGCAATTACagaccttttcaaaatcttGA
- a CDS encoding 60S ribosomal protein L12, putative (encoded by transcript BEWA_005460A), translated as MAKKPDPNEIVYVYLRQLGGEVAPSSVLAPKLGPLGMSPKKVGDDIAKETASWKGIKVTVKLTIQNRQAQIEIKPSATALLIRELKEPLRDRKKVKNIKHSGNLTWDQLLTVARTMRPSSMAKTFKGTVKEILGTCNAIGCSVDGQKPRSLQEKIDNGEIEIPNE; from the exons ATGGCGAAGAAACCGGATCCCAATGAGATTGTCTATG TTTATTTGCGCCAATTGGGTGGTGAAGTTGCCCCTTCTTCCGTCCTGGCCCCAAAGCTAGGTCCATTGGGTATGTCACCAAAGAAGGTCGGTGATGATATCGCTAAGGAGACAGCAAGCTGGAAGGGGATTAAAGTCACAGTTAAGTTGACAATCCAGAACAGACAGGCTCAAATCGAAATAAAGCCAAGTGCCACCGCTTTACTAATCAGGGAACTTAAGGAACCCTTGAGAGATAGGAAGAAGGTAAAGAATATTAAGCACAGTGGAAATTTGACATGGGATCAATTGCTGACTGTAGCCAGGACAATGAGGCCATCTTCCATGGCCAAGACCTTCAAGGGAACTGTTAAGGAGATTCTTGGCACATGTAACGCTATAGGTTGCTCCGTAGATGGTCAAAAGCCAAGATCTTTGCAGGAGAAGATCGATAATGGTGAGATAGAGATCCCTAATGAGTAA
- a CDS encoding hypothetical protein (encoded by transcript BEWA_005470A), translated as MVKISNNSVPEAQYEQNTIPKTVWLFCCILALLGVICQSISIYLPDWREAVPVSKFSYVCITHDLSAYNYMHKGSRRQHIVQETRYGLLHVVYDNNAIKQTWSERVNHIKTKGYLAIQNSAQNQKGNFNNLFVNECPPACREAISSRIRSYENILGYNNLLMMSLTFNCVLATLGVAWYVFFGTSIAIIAGTWLVSGVITLLSTVVWDRFTHEMWKIACRQQMIPFPYLSYCYKITLIGATLIVASAITLIFSNSIYSWRRRRKMEASLNEHLKEKNASEFPNNDFMSFPNLAPMMQMTQQPGFNPSSLFNDIGFGQNQNVQLGPNTSAPNTPSMWARNFQF; from the exons ATGGTTAAAATTTCTAATAATTCCGTTCCAGAAGCTCAATACGAACAAAACACCATACCAAAGACGGTTTGGTTGTTTTGTTGTATCCTTGCTTTATTAGGTGTTATATGCCAGTCTATAAGCATATACTTGCCAGACTGGAGAGAGGCTGTCCCAGTCAGTAAGTTCTCGTACGTATGCATTACACATGATCTCTCAGCTTACAACTATATGCACAAGGGAAGTAGACGTCAACACATCGTACAAGAAACCAGATATGGGCTCTTGCATGTAGTATATGACAATAATGCAATTAAACAAACATGGTCAGAAAGAGTAAATCACATAAAG ACAAAAGGATACTTGGCTATACAAAATTCAGCTCAAAATCAGAAGGGAAATTTTAACAATTTATTTGTTAATGAATGTCCACCAGCATGCCGTGAAGCCATCTCCTCCAGGATTAGGTCATATGAGAACATACTAGGATACAACAATTTG CTGATGATGTCGCTAACATTCAACTGTGTGTTGGCAACGCTAGGGGTAGCGTGGTACGTATTCTTCGGAACAAGTATTGCTATCATTGCG GGGACATGGCTCGTATCTGGAGTAATAACACTTCTTAGTACAGTAGTATGGGATAGGTTCACCCACGAAATGTGGAAAATCGCATGCAGGCAACAAATG ATTCCATTTCCCTATCTGTCGTATTGTTACAAGATCACACTGATAGGAGCCACGCTCATTGTTGCAAGTGCGATCACGTTAATTTTCTCGAACAGCATATACTCTTGGCGAAGGAGGCGAAAG ATGGAAGCGTCGCTAAACGAACATCTGAAAGAGAAGAATGCATCAGAATTCCCAAACAATGACTTTATGTCATTCCCAAACTTAGCTCCCATGATGCAAATGACTCAGCAACCAGGTTTTAACCCGAGTTCACTATTCAATGATATCGGATTTGGTCAAAATCAAAATGTGCAACTAGGACCAAACACTAGTGCCCCAAATACACCTTCAATGTGGGCACGTAACTTCCAGTTTTGA
- a CDS encoding hypothetical protein (encoded by transcript BEWA_005500A) yields the protein MLYISHFVKKLEKLSHFVPIIGHSLLNYHTLSCSTPIGNLPGISTSNNGYSRFKTLKISRYPNRNSCFSSTAIDHCYKTPASKSVFSDISRIDSLTPRELRTLLNDAITSKVDDVLLWSKAVSYCISHADNFKFFDILSVLDSLTKAKVYDKTLLAEFSRILTMQVPKMEPRHFVQAIHIFASTGTFPELLFLEIFYGIIRQSDKMYASEYVDIFLCLAKWDIKNQQLLSALLKSVAKNVSMLRYADIVQIMACCKILEVSDETFYFIMDSWQQKELAMMTIQELMDACKRMFSIEVKWAPYEEMLFKEFIKQTTELDSVGISQLADPFDCLDFLRRINSLSREYLLALSKWCADAVHKPPTRSQKRPLTHQLVQLYNLIWEYEVDDKYVDKAVLKFVTSKGGLQLRSPKPIPTVYKPRRRYIYTEDPKDPGKTGELAYIDEEPAEERGEESQDNDIIKELEPYPKWIDNIKIKESTQSCGKAAFRPKPIKARHKNVPVQE from the exons ATGTTATATATATCACATTTCGTTAAAAAATTGGAGAAGTTATCGCATTTTGTTCCAATTATTGGACATTCTCTATTAAACTATCATACTTTATCCTGTTCTACGCCAATTGGCAACCTGCCTGGGATTAGCACATCAAACAATGGATACTCTCGTTTTAAAACGTTAAAAATTTCAAGATATCCTAACAGAAACAGCTGTTTCAGCTCAACTGCCATAGATCATTGCTATAAGACACCTGCAAGTAAAAGCGTATTCTCAGATATATCGAGGATAGATTCCCTCACTCCCAGGGAACTTCGTACATTGTTAAATGATGCTATCACATCAAAAGTTGACGATGTTTTGCTGTGGTCTAAGGCAGTATCGTACTGCATATCGCACGCCGATAATTTCAAGttttttgatattttgtcCGTTTTAGATTCATTAACAAAGGCTAAGGTATACGATAAGACATTGTTGGCCGAATTTTCTCGGATATTGACCATGCAAGTACCAAAGATGGAACCAAGACACTTTGTACAGGCTATACATATTTTCGCTTCCACTGGGACATTCCCAGAGTTACTATTTCTGGAGATATTTTATGGGATAATAAGACAATCTGATAAGATGTACGCAAGCGAATATGTGGATATTTTCTTATGTCTAGCTAAATGGGATATTAAGAACCAGCAACTTTTATCAGCATTATTAAAATCAGTTGCCAAGAATGTGAGCATGTTGCGATACGCTGATATTGTACAAATTATGGCCTGttgtaaaattttggaGGTATCTGATGAaacattttattttatcATGGACTCGTGGCAACAAAAGGAGCTTGCCATGATGACAATACAGGAACTTATGGATGCTTGCAAG AGAATGTTTTCTATCGAAGTAAAATGGGCTCCATATGAGGAAATGCTATTCAaagaatttataaag CAAACGACCGAGCTTGACAGCGTGGGAATATCTCAATTAGCAGACCCTTTCGATTGTTTGGATTTTTTACGACGAATAAATTCTCTTTCTAGA GAGTACCTACTTGCTCTATCAAAGTGGTGTGCGGATGCTGTTCATAAGCCTCCAACAAGGTCACAGAAGAGACCACTTACCCATCAGCTTGTTCAACTTTACAATTTAATATG GGAATACGAAGTTGATGACAAATACGTTGACAAAGCAGTGCTAAAGTTTGTTACATCCAAAG GAGGGTTGCAACTAAGGAGTCCGAAACCAATTCCAACGGTCTACAAACCCAGACGTAGATATATCTACACCGAAGATCCAAAG GATCCTGGGAAAACAGGAGAACTTGCGTATATAGATGAGGAACCAGCAGAAGAGAGAGGTGAAGAATCTCAAGATAACGATATCATAAAGGAACTG GAACCTTATCCTAAGTGGATCGATAATATTAAAATAAAGGAGTCTACGCAAAGTTGTGGTAAGGCAGCATTTAGACCTAAACCCATCAAGGCTCGCCACAAAAACGTTCCAGTACAAGAGTAG
- a CDS encoding hypothetical protein (encoded by transcript BEWA_005430A) encodes MSTTHPTNITTEWDDIQRKYGNLPKLEKEETNEEINARFVEITEQELLREARLKEWKKKLSSNRPFTFGTPVDVDADSFVEQITNASKINLNEDQQDDPSYSEIISKAGHYIPVLLLDDQKEAGLLKEAWYILAKRYPSIKFTIGSVYNVLRPESSKSIPPSSILLYFAGKCILQKHASCAFQVASFELTNEKVEYRLANSLETLINSVKDHLPLVKPRDDSDSSSSDSDYMKSSGKDLKTDFLSKIMNQSNRQSLSKTYTSWILDKALGD; translated from the coding sequence ATGTCAACTACACATCCGACAAATATAACCACTGAATGGGATGATATACAGAGAAAGTATGGAAATTTGCCAAAATtagagaaggaagagacaAATGAAGAGATTAATGCCCGTTTTGTGGAAATTACAGAACAAGAACTCTTGCGTGAAGCTAGACTaaaggaatggaaaaaaaAACTGTCATCTAATAGACCATTTACGTTCGGAACGCCCGTAGATGTAGATGCAGACAGCTTTGTAGAGCAAATAACAAATGCATCAAAGATCAACTTGAATGAAGATCAGCAAGATGACCCCTCTTATTCAGAAATCATTTCAAAGGCCGGTCATTATATACCTGTCTTACTTCTCGATGACCAAAAAGAGGCTGGCCTCTTGAAAGAAGCCTGGTATATATTGGCAAAACGTTATCCATCGATTAAATTCACAATAGGATCAGTATATAACGTTTTGAGACCAGAAAGTTCCAAAAGTATTCCTCCATCATCAATACTTCTCTATTTTGCTGGAAAATGTATTCTACAAAAGCATGCTTCTTGTGCGTTCCAAGTAGCGAGCTTTGAACTTACAAACGAAAAGGTGGAATATAGGCTCGCAAACTCGCTGGAAACTTTGATAAATAGCGTCAAAGACCACCTACCACTCGTAAAACCACGTGACGATTCGGATTCATCTTCGTCGGATTCCGATTATATGAAGTCGTCAGGAAAAGATTTGAAGACCGACTTCTTGAGCAAAATAATGAATCAATCAAACAGACAGAGTTTATCAAAGACATACACATCATGGATATTGGATAAAGCACTAGGAGATTAG